DNA from Orbaceae bacterium lpD01:
GCTTGCGCTGGCTGATAGCAAACTCAATTTAACTATCACCGATCATCCGCAAACGGTGGTTGTTGACTATTCAGCACCCAATGTAGCCAAAGAGATGCATGTCGGTCATCTACGTTCAACGATTATTGGCGATGCGACTGTTAGAACGCTGGAGTTTTTAGGTCATCATGTAATCCGGGCCAATCATGTTGGTGATTGGGGCACCCAATTTGGTATGTTGATTGCTTATCTGGAAAAAATGCAAAACGAGCATGCAGAGGATATGGCGCTGTCCGACTTAGAGACCTTCTATCGTGCAGCAAAAAAATATTATGATGAAGATGCGCAATTTGCTGAAAAAGCGCGTAATTATGTGGTTAAATTGCAAGGTGGTGATGCCTATTGTGCACAAATGTGGCGAAAACTGGTTGATATCACCATGACACAAAACCTGGCTACATATCAGCGCTTAAATGTAACGTTAGGCATTGAAGATACCATGGGTGAAAGTATTTATAATGATATGCTCCCGGGTATTGTTGCCGACCTGAAAAATAGAGGCCTCGCCGTTGAAAATGAGGGCGCCACTGTTGTCTATCTTGATGAGTTTAAAAACAAAGATGGCGATCCGATGGGCGTAATCATTCAAAAGCGTGATGGCGGTTATTTATATGCAACAACTGATATTGCCTGCGTTATTTACCGCTATGAAAAACTAAAAGCCGATCGTATATTATATTATACCGACTCTCGTCAACATCAGCATTTAGAACAAGTTTGGCTTATCGCCCATAAAGCAGACTATATTCCTGACTCACTGAAACTTGAACATCATATGTTTGGAATGATGCTGGGTAAAGATGGTAAACCCTTTAAGACCCGTTCAGGTGATACCATCAAGTTAAATGATTTATTAGACGAAGCAACGGAACGCGCAGCGATACTTATTCGTCAGAAAAATCCTGATTTAACTGAAGCTGAATTAAACCAAATTGTCGATGCTGTCGCGATCGGCGCCGTTAAATATGCCGATTTGTCAAAAAACCGTACAACAGATTACGTATTTGATTGGGATAACATGTTAGCCTTTGAAGGCAATACCGCCCCTTATCTGCAATATGCCTATACTCGCGTGTTCTCTATCTTCAAAAAAGCCAATATTGCGCTAGATAGCGTCACAGGCGAAATTCTGATTGATGATGAAAAAGAGCGTGCATTAGCTACCCGTTTATTGCAGTTTGAAGAAGCGGTGGAAGCGGTAGCTAAAGAGGGATTACCACATATTCTATGTGCCTATCTTTATGATATTGCCACGCTATTTTCTAGCTTTTATGAAAATTGCCCTATCTTAACCGCGGCAACTGAGCAGCAAAAACAGAGTCGCTTAAAGCTAGCGGCCTTAACCGCAAGAACGCTCAATATCGGACTGACGATGCTAGGCATTAAAACGATTGAGAAGATGTAATATCAGTTAAGTCATGACTGAATATAAAAGAAAAGGGCTCAACTGAGCCCTTTTCTTTTCAATAAAAAAACAGCCGCCTTTTATACTGGTCTGCTGCTAAAGTCCCAAAGCATATTTAATCACATGCTTCTTAATAAAAGGAACTTGATCAATCATATTCATACCCGCCCCTCTCAGCCATTTTTTGATCACAAACTGACCGTCGAATACGCTTTCAATACCTTGCATGGCGGCTAACATCATTAACACATCTTTATTCCTGCTGCGCTGATAACTCTGCCAAGCTGGTTTTAAACCAATATCTTTACCTGTTGCAAAAAGTGTCTGAATCGTCTGCGCTAATAAAGCAGAATCACGTAAACCTAAATTCACGCCCTGCCCGGCTAACGGGTGAATCGTATGCGCAGCATCACCAATCAAAATCAAGCGGTGTTTAACAAACTCAGTAGTGTAACGGGCCGTGAGCGGATATAATAATTTTTCACTGGCCAGCTGGCAATCCCCTAACCACCCCGCTGTTGCGGCCGTTAATGATTGATTAAACGTCTGCGCATCTTGCGCCATCAACCTTTCAGCCTCATCTGGTTTAGCCGACCAAACCAAACAACTCATATCCGATTGCCATAAGGGTAAAAAAGCAATGATGCCATCAGGATAAAACAGTTGTCTGGCACAAGCTTCATGGGGCATTGCTGTTTTAACCGTGGCAATTAAGGCATGATGACGATAGTGATATTGCCATAGCTTAATCTGCTGATTTTGACGAACCCATGAGTTGGCACCATCAGCAGCGACCATTAATTGGGCGGTTAAAATCGACTCATCAGCTAACTGAACAGAAGCAGACTCATTAGCAGAGTATAGATGCTGTGCTTTTTGCTGGAAAAAACAGACGTTATCATAAGTGCAGGCTTTCTGATAGAGCGTCTGCACCATTAACTCGTTCTCGATAATATGCCCAAGATTATTAAAATGATAATCATGACTATGTGCACTGAGTCTGGCAAAACCATTCGCCTCTTTAACGCTAATATCTTCAAAACTCAGCACTCGTTGACTGGATAATAGCGATTGCCATATCCCTAATTGTTCAAAATAATGCTGGCTTGAGCCATTAATCGCTGAAGCGCGAATGGCAGGATGAGCAGAAATTTCAGCCGGTGCTATTTTATCATCAATCACCGCCACACGCAGTGATTGCTGACCTAAAGCACAAGCGGTTGCCAAACCAACGATGCCTGCGCCAATAATGATGACATCAAAATCTCTCACCATAACATCCCTTTCCCTAATAAACCGATCTGGTTTCACAAACCAGTATTATGTGTTTTTATCTCTGAATAATATAGCGCTTTTATCTCACTATCAAGTAACTTAGCGTATTTGCTATCCACGCTACACTGAAATTGCTATCGTTGATGGCAGTGAGGACTTAAAATAATAGCGACTAATTTGATTCGATGTCAGGTAAGTGACCAGATAGCTGCAAAAAATGATTGAACTAGCCGAGTTCCACCATCACAATTTCACTCGCCTCGAGTGCCGAAAAATGTAACATCTCTTCATCTTCAATCGCTAAACCATCTCCCGCAAAGGCAACTTGTCCATTAACCTGATATTTGCCGCGTGCAGCCACAATATACGCTTTTTTATTGGCTAAGTGGTATTCAACCGTTTGCCCGACTAATAACGTCATCGCTAACACGCGCGCCTGAGCCTGAATACTTAAAGCATTTTTATCACAAGCATGACCACTGGCTAATACTGAAAAACGACCAGTTTTTTCTGCTTTCGGGAAACGTTTAGTTCCCCAGCTTGGTTTATCGACCTGTTTATCCGGTATAATCCAGATCTGAAATAGTCGGGTCTCTTTCTCTTCCAGATTATATTCACTATGTGTCACCCCGCGCCCGGCCGACATCACCTGCACATCACCCGCTTCAGTTCTGCCTTGATTACCCATACTATCGGTATGGATGATAGCCCCTTCATACACATAAGTAATAATTTCCATATTATTATGAGGATGCGTTGGGAAACCCGTTTTAGGTTGAATAATGTCATTATTCCAAACCCGCAGTTGTCCCCAATTAACCCGCATCGGATCATAGTAGCTCGAAAATGAAAAATGATATCGAGTATTCAGCCAACCGTAATTAGCCGCTCCCAGACTCTCCTTAGCACGAAATTCAATCATCCTATCCTCTCTTATCAATTAATCAATCCTATTAATACTGTTATATAAGATGATATAAAAACTTAGGTTATTCAATACGACTTGCCTATTACTGCTATATATCTTTATACCAATATTGATTAAATCTAACCAGAACAGTTATTTCAGTAAAATATATAGTGACTCTACGCTATCAACAAATATAATAATAGGCTTAGACAATTCGGCCTTTATTCAGGAATTATCATGGCTTCATTAAAAGATGTGGCAAAACTCGCTGGCGTATCGTTAATGACGGTATCAAGAGCGATCAACTCACCAGATAAGCTGAGTAAAGCGACCTATATCAGCGTCAAAAAAGCGATTGACCAATTAAATTATGTACCGGATGTTTCAGCATTAAAAATACGCGGAGATCGCAAAGTCCCCCAGTTGATTGGCGTGTTGGCACTTGATACGGCAACCACGCCTTTCTCGGTAGAGTTATTACAGGCAATAGAAAAAACAGCGCAGCTGCATCACTGTAATACGCTGATTGTTAATCTCTTTGATGCCCAAGACGCTGAACAGGCCATTAATACGATTTTATCCTATCGACCGAATGGGATAATCTTTACCTCGATGGGATTTCGGCAAGTCAGTATTCCAGCCAAACTCCATGATAAACACTTAGTACTAGCGAACTGCATTACGCGTGATATTGAGGTGGCCAGTTATGTACCAGACGACTACCAAGGGCAGTATCAAGCAATAGAAATGATCATTAAAAAAGGCTATAAAAAACCGCTATGTATCTATTTATCGCAAACGACTTTGGCAGGAAAAATCAGACGACAAGCCGTTGAACAGGCCTGGCAAGATCATGATCTTGATATCAATAAACTCACCACTTTCCATCTTAATCTTGATTTAGGTGATGATCACTATTTAGAAACAATTACCATTATTGAACAGTACTTCAAAGATCAACAAGCCCCATTCGATATCGTGATTTGTGGTAATGACCGCATCGCACTATTGGTATATCAAGTATTATTGGGCTTAGGCTATCAAATCCCCAGTCAAATAGCCGTGCTGGGTTACGATAATATGGTGGGTATCGCCGAGCTATTCTATCCGCCACTAACCACCGTTCAGTTACCTCATTATCAAATTGGTGAACAAGCCGCCTTACACCTGATTAATCGCCTCTCCGATACCACTGAACATAAAATTGCTTGCCCACTGCTGGAAAGAAAATCAGTTTAATTTGAATAATAATAACCAAGCATCATAACGTTATGCTTGTCCTGAATAAAAAAACCACCTCTAAAAGAGATGGTTTTTTTAATACCCTATAACACTTCAGATCCAATAAAATTTAATCTTAGAAGAAATATTTAAAACGAATTCTTGCGCCATAACGATCTTCATTACTCTCACCATGATTTTCATCACGATCAAGTACTGACCAATAAGCACCCAGATAGATATTAAAATTATCCATATCCATCACGTTCGGAATTAAATAAGAGGCGTTAACGGTATGAATTTTATATTTACCTTCAGTATCAAGGAAGCCTGATGTTTTATATTCTGGATTAAAATGTTTAATGTCATTAGCCGCAAAAATGTAACCTAAAGAGATATTTTTCCAGGTGATGTTCGTGCCTAATGTCAGATCTTTTTCTTGTTCAGCATCCATATAGGCCGAGCTAAAATTGACTAATACCGCATCATTGACTTTGCTCCAGTCACCCGCACTATTCCAGCTTAAGCTTAAACCATAACCAGTACGCTTAGATTGATCCTGCCACTCACCCAGCTCATTATAGTAACCATAAGCATTTTTAACGACATTGCTTTCTACGGCTGCTGCCACTGCAAAATCGTCGTTGCGCCAAGAGACCACTGGTCTTAAATAAACCACATTTTTATCATTTTCTAATTTATAGCCATGATAAGTACTGTCCTGAAATAAGGTTGTACCATCTTTAATCATGGTATTGAGTTCGAATTTGAAATCACCGAGTTCTTTTACTAATTGAACACTACCACCACTGCTACTTCTACCTCTGGCCTCTTTCATCATATAAATATAACCAAAACCATCATCATAGATATCATTAGCGGTATTACCAGAGTACTCAATAAAGGTATCTTGTCCTAATGGGAACATATCATAAGCTTCGAAACGACCCAGCTTTAATTGCCAGTCATTTTCCTGACCAAAAAAGAAAGCAGCATCATCGAGATTCATTTTACCACTTAGATCGGCTAATGGTTGCACGGTAAAACCAGCATAATTATGATTATCTAAAACACGTTTACCATCCAGTCCGATTAAGATACGACCATTGACATCCCAACGTTCGGTGTCACTCGCATCAAAATCTTTGGTGGCTTCAGTTTTGATTGAGGTTAACTGACGTTTTTTACTGGCAGCATCAATATTAAACTCAACGTCACCATATAATTTTAGACTACCTTGCGGTGTTTCCCACTCGATGGAGGCCAGGGCTGGCACTCCATATAAACAACATAAACCAACAGCTAAGCGTGCATATCTCATCAACTCTTCTCCGACATGTTATGTAAAGGCCAATATTTTATATAGTTCGTCGTCAGAATACCATTTTCAGCAAACAAGTACATAGTTTTATCTGGGTTAACGGGATAAATTCGGCTACTAAATGCGCACTCACCGTCATTGATGAAAACCTCAATTGAGGAGTGGTCCATAAAGATATGTAATTTAAGTAGATTACCTTCAGGTAACGGGATACTGCGATAACCACTTACCCCTTCACCGGCCATCGCGCGATCTAAAACTAAGCGATGTGCTTGGGTATCTACATATAACCAAACACCCTGCAATCCATCTTTTGATGCAGCTAATTTTAAACCCGCTCTTTCAGCCGTTGTCTTGGTCAGGTCAATTTCCACGATCAGTTCACATTGAACAGTAGAAAGTTCACAATCTTGCTGTGTTCTTTCAATTGTTACATGAGAGATTGTTTTCTCATCCTGACGTAACGAGGCCAGCTCTTTAATCGGCTGCATGATAATCTTACCTGTGGAAGTTAAATTAACTTCACGTGGTAAACTCAATATTCCCGCCCATTTATCGGCTTTACTTGGCATGGCTGATTCCCACATATCCATCCAGGCAATTAAAATACGCCGACCATCTGCAGCGACAAAAGATTGCGGTGCATAAAAATCATGGCCATTATCAAACTCAGTAAACGTCTGCGTAATTTCAAATGGCGAACCGGGTTTCCACTTACCGATTAAATAGCCGGCCTGAAAACGGTTGCGATATTGATAACCTTTAGGCTTCATACCTTGTGGAGAGAACATTAATACATAACTATCGCCCAGTGGGAAGAAGTCAGGACACTCCATCATATAAACATCGGAATCATCGGTTTTAGCCAGTACTTGTTGAAATGTCCAATCACGTAGATTATCAGAGCTATATAAAAAGACTTGTCCGACATCCTGACTATCCCTGACGCCAACAATCATGAACCACTGACCATCTTGCTGCCACACTTTAGGATCACGAAAATGCATGATACCTTCAGGCGGCGTCAAAATCACGCCATGTTTCTCAAAATTGACACCATCATGACTTGTGGCTAAGCACTGTACTTCACGAATCGCACTGTCATCGCCGAACTCTTTTAACCAAACATGTCCGGTATAAATCAAGGTTAATACACCATTATCATCAACCGCGCTTCCCGAAAAACAACCATCGATGTCATAGTCTTGAGAAGGGGCTAACGCAATCGGTAAATGTGTCCAGTGCACCATATCATCACTGACTACATGTCCCCAATGCATCGGTCCCCAATTTTCATTGTAAGGATAATGCTGGAAAAAGGCATGATATTGACCATTAAAATAGATGAGTCCATTCGGATCATTAATCCAACCCGCTCTGGCTGCAATGTGATAAGCCGGATAATAACGATCTTTAACCTGCTTGGCTAATTCATCGACAGCTTGATTACCTTTAATTAATAACTCTTTCATTTGCAGCTCCTGTAATAACAATAGGTTTGATACGCTTATCGCTTTTCAATAAGAAAGCGGCTATCAACATAAATACGCCCGTCACACTTCCCATGATCAAGTAAGTATGGGCAAAACCAATACGATCGTAGCCGTAGCCAGCTAATGGCGCTAGGAAACTGGCACATACCTGACTCACAAACTGGAAGCCAACTAAATAGAGCGTTGAGGATAGACGATGATCGAAGCGCGTAGAGATATATTTAAAGATGGCGATTAATAGAATCGGCAGCTCAACTGCATGCAATAATTTCATGAGTGAAATCATCACCGGCCCAACAACCAGACCTGAGCCAATAATCCGCAGTGTCATGATACTACCGCTCAAAATCAAGCTATTTTTTGCGCCAATGCGATTGACTAAGAACGGTGCCAGCGCCATCCCGCCCGCTTCAAGAAATACCTGCAAGGAATTTAAGAATCCATACATACTATTGCCCGCATCTTGGGTGGCAAATTGTCTGGAAAAATAGACCGAGAACTGCTGGTCATAAACGTTATACATACTCACGCCCATGACAAAAACTACCAGCGCCCAGAACTCCGATAATTTTAAAACGCCTAATGCGTCAGAGACTTTTAATTTGCTGACTTTACCATATTCAAGTTGGCCCATCGCATCAATCTTAACCACTTTAATAAAGGCAAGTAAGATTAAAAATACCAGTGCAGATAACGAGGCTAATACGAAATTGATATTGGGATTGATATTGAACAGAAAACCAGCAAAAAAGGTTGCCGTAGCCCAGCCCAAAGAACCCCACATTCTGGCGCGTCCGTATTCAAAACCGACGATACGACCAACACGTTCAATATAAGATTCTAATGCACCAATACCGGAAAAAAAAGTTGCACCAATATAAAGTCCGCCTAGTGCGGCACCTAAAATGATATTCATTTTTAATGCTGGTGCATAAACAAAAATAAAGAAAGGCCCCGACATTAACAGTAAGAATCCAATACACCACAACAGATTCTTCCTTAGCCCTAATTTATCTTGAATAAAACCATATAGCGGCTGTAAACATAAGGCCACAATTGAGATAGCTGAGAAGATAATCCCAGTATCCATACCTTTAAGGCCTAGGGCTTGCTCAAGCCAAATTGAAATGAGAGAAAATGAGGATGACCAAGTAAAAAAGAAAAAGAAAAACAACCCACTCAGTAAGAAGTAATACTCTCGACTAGATTTTTTCATTATGTAATGACCTTTAGACAACTAATGCTTGGCGATATTGTTAACGTTAAATGTAAAAAACAAAATCTTTTCATGCTAAAAATGTGATGTTAATCACGAAAGTTAACGTTAACATTTGTTTAAGGTCAGGTGGATAACATAAAATTAGTGCATCAACAGGGTATGATTTGATATACAATACCGCCATGCGCATAAAGGCGCGGCGTAAACTATATAGAAGATAATATATGCAAAATACAAAAATTTGGTGTTTAGGCGATGCGGTAATCGATTTACTTCCTCTGGAAAATAAGCAATATCAAGCCTGTGCCGGTGGTGCCCCCGCTAATGTGGCGATTGGTATTGCAAAATTAGGCCATGATGCCGGTTTTATCGGTCGCGTCGGTGATGATCCATTTGGCCGTTTTATGCAAGAGACCTTTGAAAGTTATCAGGTTGATTGCCAGAGTCTGGAGTTTGATCCAACAGTTAAGACCAGTACCGTTGTGGTTGATCTCGGTAAGAGTGGTGAACGTAGTTTTACGTTCTTGGTTTCACCGTCAGCCGATCAATTTCTCTCTCAGTCAGCAATCCCATCATTCAAGCAAGATATTTTGCATTTTTGTTCCCTCGCATTAGTTGGGCCTACCTGCCGGGCAACCTTGAAACAGGCCATCAAGCAATTAAAATCACAACAAGGCAAAGTGAGTTTCGATATCAATCTGCGCGAGCAGATGTGGGCAGATAAGCAAGAGATGCGTCAAATCATTAGTCTGTTTGCTAAAGATGCCGATATTCTTAAGCTTTCTGATGAAGAGCTATTTTGGTTAACCGAAAGTCAGGACTGGTCAATTGCGCTGGCTAAACTTGATGAACAATATGCAGCGCAACTCAAAATCATTACCAAAGGCAGTGAAGGAAGCACTGTATTATGGCGTAATAAACAGTATCAGTATCCCGCTTATAAAGTACAAAGTATTGATACGACAGGGGCTGGCGATGCGTTTGTCGCAGGGCTGTTATGCACGATTGGCATTAATGGGTTGCCTGATGAGCTCATTGCCGTTGATACGATGATTTCCGTTGCCAGTGCTTGTGGGGCGCTGGCGACGACGCAGAAAGGCGCACTCACCGCATTTCCGGACAATGATTATTTACAGTCCTTCATTGCCGAAAATAGAACCCTCGATAGTCAGATAATCTCGCGTTTATAATCACACTGAACGACCCGCTTATACGGGTCGTCTTTTGACTACTCGGCAAAATACCAAAAACCGCGATTAATCTAGGTGGTGAGCTTTTCCATAACTTCAGCATCAGCCAGAAAATCACTCAGTGTATGCTGATCAAAACTCGAGTGTTGACTCAATACTTCATTCAATCTCTTCGGTAGATCTAACTGTCGGCCATTAATGAAATAAGCGTCGCCAACTTTCAAGAGACGAATACTATTCACACGTTGGCAAAGCGCATTGTCCTTGAATAAGGCGACCACTTCGTCAACCGAATAAGCGGGCTCGACCGGTTCAATATTCAAGCTATGCATTGAATGCGTGATATGACGACCAAACCATTGGTTAAAATAGTCAGGCTGATTAATCAGTTCACACATCATCGCTTTGAGCTTTGCGATCTCTTGTGGCTGGATCGCCAGTGGATTTCTATCCAAAGAGAGATCGGGATCGAGATAGTGCATCTTACCTAAATCATGCTCTAACGTGTAATCCGCAAAGCTACTTAATAGCTCTTGTGAGGTAGGTGAGCGGAAACCAACTGAATAACTTAAGGCTTCTTCAAGACACACGCCATCGTGTGGGAATCCTGGTGGAATATAAAGAATATCACCGGCGGTAATCTCTTCGTCAATTATCGGCGTAAAATGCTCAACATGCAATAAAGCTGGATGGGCACAAAATTGTTTGTAATCAGGATTAATATCCCCAACCCGCCAACGACGTCGCCCCATACCTTGAATAATAAACACATCATACTGATCAATATGCGGACCAACGCCACCGCCAGGTACAGAATAGGAGATCATCAGATCATCAAATAACCACTGTGGAAAACACCTAAAAGGCTCAACCAGCGTCGCGGCATTAT
Protein-coding regions in this window:
- the argS gene encoding arginine--tRNA ligase translates to MNIQTLLTDKINQAMRAAGAPQESDALIKQSAKVQFGDYQANGIMAAAKKLGCLPRQLAEKVVEQLDLTGIVEKVDIAGPGFINLFLDKHWLAKQSELALADSKLNLTITDHPQTVVVDYSAPNVAKEMHVGHLRSTIIGDATVRTLEFLGHHVIRANHVGDWGTQFGMLIAYLEKMQNEHAEDMALSDLETFYRAAKKYYDEDAQFAEKARNYVVKLQGGDAYCAQMWRKLVDITMTQNLATYQRLNVTLGIEDTMGESIYNDMLPGIVADLKNRGLAVENEGATVVYLDEFKNKDGDPMGVIIQKRDGGYLYATTDIACVIYRYEKLKADRILYYTDSRQHQHLEQVWLIAHKADYIPDSLKLEHHMFGMMLGKDGKPFKTRSGDTIKLNDLLDEATERAAILIRQKNPDLTEAELNQIVDAVAIGAVKYADLSKNRTTDYVFDWDNMLAFEGNTAPYLQYAYTRVFSIFKKANIALDSVTGEILIDDEKERALATRLLQFEEAVEAVAKEGLPHILCAYLYDIATLFSSFYENCPILTAATEQQKQSRLKLAALTARTLNIGLTMLGIKTIEKM
- a CDS encoding FAD-dependent oxidoreductase codes for the protein MVRDFDVIIIGAGIVGLATACALGQQSLRVAVIDDKIAPAEISAHPAIRASAINGSSQHYFEQLGIWQSLLSSQRVLSFEDISVKEANGFARLSAHSHDYHFNNLGHIIENELMVQTLYQKACTYDNVCFFQQKAQHLYSANESASVQLADESILTAQLMVAADGANSWVRQNQQIKLWQYHYRHHALIATVKTAMPHEACARQLFYPDGIIAFLPLWQSDMSCLVWSAKPDEAERLMAQDAQTFNQSLTAATAGWLGDCQLASEKLLYPLTARYTTEFVKHRLILIGDAAHTIHPLAGQGVNLGLRDSALLAQTIQTLFATGKDIGLKPAWQSYQRSRNKDVLMMLAAMQGIESVFDGQFVIKKWLRGAGMNMIDQVPFIKKHVIKYALGL
- a CDS encoding pirin family protein, with protein sequence MIEFRAKESLGAANYGWLNTRYHFSFSSYYDPMRVNWGQLRVWNNDIIQPKTGFPTHPHNNMEIITYVYEGAIIHTDSMGNQGRTEAGDVQVMSAGRGVTHSEYNLEEKETRLFQIWIIPDKQVDKPSWGTKRFPKAEKTGRFSVLASGHACDKNALSIQAQARVLAMTLLVGQTVEYHLANKKAYIVAARGKYQVNGQVAFAGDGLAIEDEEMLHFSALEASEIVMVELG
- a CDS encoding LacI family DNA-binding transcriptional regulator, yielding MASLKDVAKLAGVSLMTVSRAINSPDKLSKATYISVKKAIDQLNYVPDVSALKIRGDRKVPQLIGVLALDTATTPFSVELLQAIEKTAQLHHCNTLIVNLFDAQDAEQAINTILSYRPNGIIFTSMGFRQVSIPAKLHDKHLVLANCITRDIEVASYVPDDYQGQYQAIEMIIKKGYKKPLCIYLSQTTLAGKIRRQAVEQAWQDHDLDINKLTTFHLNLDLGDDHYLETITIIEQYFKDQQAPFDIVICGNDRIALLVYQVLLGLGYQIPSQIAVLGYDNMVGIAELFYPPLTTVQLPHYQIGEQAALHLINRLSDTTEHKIACPLLERKSV
- a CDS encoding carbohydrate porin, which codes for MRYARLAVGLCCLYGVPALASIEWETPQGSLKLYGDVEFNIDAASKKRQLTSIKTEATKDFDASDTERWDVNGRILIGLDGKRVLDNHNYAGFTVQPLADLSGKMNLDDAAFFFGQENDWQLKLGRFEAYDMFPLGQDTFIEYSGNTANDIYDDGFGYIYMMKEARGRSSSGGSVQLVKELGDFKFELNTMIKDGTTLFQDSTYHGYKLENDKNVVYLRPVVSWRNDDFAVAAAVESNVVKNAYGYYNELGEWQDQSKRTGYGLSLSWNSAGDWSKVNDAVLVNFSSAYMDAEQEKDLTLGTNITWKNISLGYIFAANDIKHFNPEYKTSGFLDTEGKYKIHTVNASYLIPNVMDMDNFNIYLGAYWSVLDRDENHGESNEDRYGARIRFKYFF
- a CDS encoding sucrose-6-phosphate hydrolase; translation: MKELLIKGNQAVDELAKQVKDRYYPAYHIAARAGWINDPNGLIYFNGQYHAFFQHYPYNENWGPMHWGHVVSDDMVHWTHLPIALAPSQDYDIDGCFSGSAVDDNGVLTLIYTGHVWLKEFGDDSAIREVQCLATSHDGVNFEKHGVILTPPEGIMHFRDPKVWQQDGQWFMIVGVRDSQDVGQVFLYSSDNLRDWTFQQVLAKTDDSDVYMMECPDFFPLGDSYVLMFSPQGMKPKGYQYRNRFQAGYLIGKWKPGSPFEITQTFTEFDNGHDFYAPQSFVAADGRRILIAWMDMWESAMPSKADKWAGILSLPREVNLTSTGKIIMQPIKELASLRQDEKTISHVTIERTQQDCELSTVQCELIVEIDLTKTTAERAGLKLAASKDGLQGVWLYVDTQAHRLVLDRAMAGEGVSGYRSIPLPEGNLLKLHIFMDHSSIEVFINDGECAFSSRIYPVNPDKTMYLFAENGILTTNYIKYWPLHNMSEKS
- a CDS encoding MFS transporter, encoding MKKSSREYYFLLSGLFFFFFFTWSSSFSLISIWLEQALGLKGMDTGIIFSAISIVALCLQPLYGFIQDKLGLRKNLLWCIGFLLLMSGPFFIFVYAPALKMNIILGAALGGLYIGATFFSGIGALESYIERVGRIVGFEYGRARMWGSLGWATATFFAGFLFNINPNINFVLASLSALVFLILLAFIKVVKIDAMGQLEYGKVSKLKVSDALGVLKLSEFWALVVFVMGVSMYNVYDQQFSVYFSRQFATQDAGNSMYGFLNSLQVFLEAGGMALAPFLVNRIGAKNSLILSGSIMTLRIIGSGLVVGPVMISLMKLLHAVELPILLIAIFKYISTRFDHRLSSTLYLVGFQFVSQVCASFLAPLAGYGYDRIGFAHTYLIMGSVTGVFMLIAAFLLKSDKRIKPIVITGAANERVIN
- a CDS encoding aminoimidazole riboside kinase — encoded protein: MQNTKIWCLGDAVIDLLPLENKQYQACAGGAPANVAIGIAKLGHDAGFIGRVGDDPFGRFMQETFESYQVDCQSLEFDPTVKTSTVVVDLGKSGERSFTFLVSPSADQFLSQSAIPSFKQDILHFCSLALVGPTCRATLKQAIKQLKSQQGKVSFDINLREQMWADKQEMRQIISLFAKDADILKLSDEELFWLTESQDWSIALAKLDEQYAAQLKIITKGSEGSTVLWRNKQYQYPAYKVQSIDTTGAGDAFVAGLLCTIGINGLPDELIAVDTMISVASACGALATTQKGALTAFPDNDYLQSFIAENRTLDSQIISRL
- a CDS encoding cupin domain-containing protein, which gives rise to MAYKLNIDWQDFMTNSWQKKPVILRNALVDFIDPISPDELAGLSLEDEIESRLVTHFNQEWQAKYGPFKETDFADLGETHWSVLVQAVDHWHDNAATLVEPFRCFPQWLFDDLMISYSVPGGGVGPHIDQYDVFIIQGMGRRRWRVGDINPDYKQFCAHPALLHVEHFTPIIDEEITAGDILYIPPGFPHDGVCLEEALSYSVGFRSPTSQELLSSFADYTLEHDLGKMHYLDPDLSLDRNPLAIQPQEIAKLKAMMCELINQPDYFNQWFGRHITHSMHSLNIEPVEPAYSVDEVVALFKDNALCQRVNSIRLLKVGDAYFINGRQLDLPKRLNEVLSQHSSFDQHTLSDFLADAEVMEKLTT